GTGTGCTACTCGCCAATTCTGATTTCAGCCTGAAAATGGTGATTTTTCGCGCGAGTTTCTGCTATTTTTTCAGTTCCATTTTCGATTTCTCCTCGCATTTTGTGCGTTACTCGCCAGTTTGGGCACTTTACTCGCCAATTTGGCGCTTTTACTCGCCAATTTGAGCACTTTACTCGCCAATTCTGATTTCAGCCTGAAAATGGTGATTTTTCGCGCGAGTTTCTGCTATTTTTCAGCTCAATTTTCGATTTCTCCTCGCATTTTGTGCGTTACTCGCCAATTTGAGCGGTTTTACTCGCCAGTTTGGCGCTTTTACTCGCCTATTCTGATTTCAGCTTGAAAATGGTGATTTTTCGCGGGAGTTTCTGCTATTTTTTCAGCTCAATATTCGATTTCTCCTCGCATTTTGTGCGTTACTCGCCAATTTGGCGCTTTTACTCGCCAATTTGAGCACTTTACTCGCCTATTCTGATTTCAGCTTGAAAATGGTGATTTTTCGCGCGAGTTTCTGCTATTTTTTCAGTTCCATTTTCGATTTCTCCTCGCATTTAGCGCTTTTACTCGCCAGTTTCAGCACTTTACTCGCGAATTCCGAAAAAGCAAAAGAAGCACCATACGATTATGGCGCTTCCTTTTACTGTCAGGGCAGGACGGATGCGCCCATCAAGTAGCGGTCGACTTCACGTGCTGCTTCACGGCCTTCATTGATTGCCCAAACGATGAGGCTTTGGCCCCTTCTTGCGTCTCCGGCAGCGAAGACTCCTTCGACATTCGTTTTGTAGTCGCCGTAGACGGCGTCGATTTTTTGATTGACCGTTTCTACGCCGAATTGGTTCAGTAGTGGCTGTTCCGTTCCTTCGAATCCGATTGCGATGAAAACGAATTGTGCCGGCCATACTTTTTCCGTTCCCGGGATTTCCTTGAAGATGTAGATGCCATTTTCGTCTTTGATTTTTTCCATGGAGATTGTATGGAGTTCCTTAACGTTTCCATTTTCATCGGCTACGATTTTCGTTGTTTGGATTGAATATTGACGCGGATCTGCTCCAAATTTCGCTTCTGCTTCTTCATAAGCATATTCAAGCGAAAAGACATTTGGATATGCCGGCCACATATTATCGGTGGTACGATTTGCCGGCAAGATCGGATGCTTCCCGAACTGGACGACACTTCTGCATTCCTGGCGAAGGGCCGTTGCAACACAGTCAGCTCCAGTATCCCCTCCGCCGATGACGATAACATCCTTCCCCTTTGTATCCAAAAATTGACCGTCTTCTAAATTGGAGTCGAGCAAGCTTTTGGTCGACGTCGTCAAATAATCCATTGCGAGGTGGATGCCGGCTGCCCCGCGGCCTTCGATTTCCAGATCTCGTTGTTTTTGGGCACCTGTGCAGAGGATGACTGCATCGTATTGCTCCTGCAGTTCCTCGGCCGAAATGTCTTTTCCGATTTCTGTGTTCGTAACGAAATCGATGCCTTCCTGAGTCAATAATTTGATTCTGCGGGCTACGACATCCTTTTCCAGCTTCATGTTCGGGATGCCGTATGTCAAAAGGCCGCCTGCCCGGTCAGCACGTTCATAAACCGTGACGGAATGACCGGCTTGATTCAACTGATCGGCGCTTGCCAATCCTGCTGGGCCCGAACCGATGATGGCAATTTTCTTGCCGGTCCTGCTTTCAGGGATGCGAGGCGTGATCCAGCCATTTTCAAATCCTTTATCGATGATCGTCCGTTCAATGTTTTTGATTGAAACCGCAGGATCACTGATCGCCACCGTACAAGAACCTTCACAGGGGGCAGGGCATACGCGCCCGGTGAATTCAGGGAAATTATTCGTTTTCGTTAAACGGTCCAGCGCTTCTTTCCATCTGCCGCGGTATACCAAATCATTCCATTCAGGGATCAGATTATTGATCGGGCAGCCTGTCGTGACCCGGTTCAATTCCATGCCCATATGGCAAAATGGGGTAGCGCAGTCCATACACCGCGCTCCCTGTATGCTTAATTTTTCATCAGAGAAAGGAGTTGAATATTCTCTCCAATCGCTTAAACGAGTGAGAGGATTCCGGTCTTTTGGTTTTTCTCGCGGATAATCCATAAATCCTGTTGCTTTTCCCATCTTTCTCTCCCCTTTCTTACAGCATCACTGCTTGTTTTGTGTTTTTTTTATCTTGAACGGCATTGGCTTGAAAGGCGCTCATCGCCGCTTCCTCATCCGTTAAGCCTGCTTGCTTCTGCTCTTCGATGCTTCTCATCATCCGTTTGTAATCCTTTGGTATGACCTTCACGAATTTCTTGGAAAAATCATCCCAGTTCTCCAGTACATAAGAAGCTTTGGCACTTTTCGTATAATGAAGGTGACTGTGAATCATCTTTTTAACCTCGCTTGCATCTTCGTCAAGCGTCTCGAACTCTATCATTTCAGGGTTGCACAATGCCTTGAATTCTTCCGCATCATCAGCGAGGACGTACGCGATGCCGCCTGACATGCCCGCCGCAAAGTTTTTGCCGACATTGCCGAGAATCACCACGCGACCGCCAGTCATATACTCACAACCATGGTCCCCGATTCCTTCAACGACGACATTGACTCCACTGTTCCGTACCGCGAATCGTTCTCCGGCACGTCCATTAATGTATGCCTCGCCGCTTGTTGCACCGTATAAGGCGATATTCCCGGCAATGACATTGTCCCCGGCATCGATTCTATTGCCCGCTGGTGCCGAAACAACGATTTTACCGCCGGATAAACCTTTCCCGACATAATCATTGGCATCACCCGTCAAATACAGAGACATCCCGTTTGGAATGAAGGCACCGAAGCTCTGGCCCGCAGATCCGGTAAAACGTAGTGTGATCGTATCTTCAGGCAGGCCGATTTCTCCATAACGCTTGGATACTTCACTGCCGACAATCGTACCGACAACACGGTTCACGTTTGTAATCGGGAAGCAGACATCGACCGGAGCTTGATCATTCAATGCAGGCTGAATCATTGGTAAAATTTTTCGGATATCCAATGCTTCTTCAATTTTATGGTTTTGAGGGAGTTGATACGTACGGATTCCCTCCGGTTGGTAAAGCAGTGTCGTCAAGTCGAGGTGCTTCGCTTTCCAATGGTTTTGTGCCCGCTCGCTCACTTGCAAAACATCCGTGCGGCCGACCATCTCCTCCAGCGTTCTAAATCCTAGCTCCGCCATCGTTTCCCGCACTTCCTCAGCGATGAAGCGCATGAAATTCACGACGTGATCAGGATCGCCAGTGAACTTGCTGCGAAGCTCAGGGTTTTGGGTAGCTACCCCTACCGGGCATGTATCCAGATGACAGGCACGCATCATGACACACCCAAGGACTACAAGCGGGGCCGTAGCAAATCCGAACTCCTCCGCGCCGAGGATTGCCGCCATGACTACATCGCGCCCCGTCATCAGCTTTCCGTCCGTTTCAAGGACCACCCTGCTGCGCAGTCCATTCAGCATCAAGGTTTGGTGCGCTTCAGCAAGGCCCAGCTCCCAAGGAAGCCCAGTATGCTTTATGCTTGTTTTAGGCGATGCGCCCGTACCGCCATCATAGCCACTGATGACGATGACATCTGCGGCACCTTTCGCAACACCGGCTGCAATCGTCCCCACACCTGCTTTTGACACAAGCTTGACGCTGATCCTTGCATCACGATTCGCGTTTTTCAAATCGTGTATCAGCTGTGCCAAATCTTCAATCGAATAGATATCGTGATGCGGAGGCGGTGAAATCAAGCCTACACCAGGTGTGGAACCACGCACCTCTGCGACCCACGGATATACTTTGTTTCCGGGAAGCTGCCCGCCTTCTCCCGGCTTTGCTCCTTGTGCCATCTTGATTTGGAGCTCATCAGCATTGATGAGGTAATGACTTTTCACCCCAAAACGCCCTGAGGCAATTTGCTTGATCCCACTGCGGCGATTATCACCGTTTTGATCCAAATGGTAACGGCTTGGATGTTCCCCGCCTTCACCGCTATTGCTTTTTCCGCCGAGACGGTTCATCGCAATCGCTAATGTTTCATGTGCTTCCTGGCTCAAAGAACCGAATGACATTGCGCCCGTTTTAAAACGGGTGACAATCGATTCGACGGATTCGACTTCATCGATGGAAATGCTTTGGCGAGTTTGATCGAACGAGAATAAATTACGTAAAAACCCGAGTCTTTCTTCATTCGCCAAGTTTGAATATTGTTTAAATAATTGATAATCGCCTTTGCGGCAGGCCCATTGCAAGGTATGGATCGTTTTGGGATTGAAGGCATGATGTTCGCCCGTTTTTCTCCATTGAAAATCGCTTCCGCTTTCAAGCGACTGGTCATAGGACCCAGCAGCGGCTTTTCTATGGCGTATCAACGCTTCATTCGCGATCGTTTCCAAATCGATCCCGCTAAGCTGCGAGGCAGTACCGCTGAAATAACGTTCGATGACATCCGCGCCGATTCCGACCGCTTCGAAGATTTGTGCGCCGCGATAGCTTTGGATCGTGGAAATCCCCATCTTCGACATCACTTTTACGATGCCCTCCGTCACCGAGCGTACATATTTCCTTACCGTTTCTTCGTAGCTGACGGCCAAACTTCCTTCCAATACAGCCTGTTTATACGTTTCATAGGCAAGATACGGGTGAATCGCATCCACTCCATACCCGATCAGTGATGCAAAATGATGGACCTCCCTTGCTTCCCCCGATTCAACGATGATGCTCACCTTCGTCCGATTCCCATGGCGGATAAGCTCCTGATGAAGGGCACTCGCAGCCAAAAGGGAAGGAATGGCAGCATTTTTTTCGGTCAAACCGTGATCGGATAAGATCAATACGCTGATGCCTTCGGAAATAGCCTGCTCCGCTTCACGGCAGATGCGGTCGAGCTCGCTCTCCAAATCTTCTGAAAATAAAGTCTGGATCACCCTGCTTCTGAATTCCGGAAACGTATTCTCTTTTATTTGCTGCACCTGACCTGGCGTCAATACAGGTGTATCCAATTGAATGCGGCGGCTGTTCGTTTTATCCGGTTTCAGCAAATCCCCTTCCGCACCAAGGAATGTCATCGTGGACGTGACGATTTGTTCACGCAGCGAATCGATTGGCGGATTGGTCACCTGGGCGAAGGATTGCTTGAAATAGTTGAATAGTGATTGGGGGCGATCCGATAAGACAGCCAACGGAATATCATTCCCCATGCTTCCAAGTGGATCCTTCCCCTCGTTGATGACTGGCAATAAATATTTTTGAACATCTTCATATGTGTATCCGAACGCTTTTTGCCTGAAGAGCAAGTCAACGATCGGTTCCCCTTGTGGCGGTTCTTCGTCGCTTAATTGAACAAGCTGTTCGTCCAGCCATTGCTGATAAGGATTTTCCTGAGCCATTTCCGTCTTGATTTCTTCATCGGAGACGATGCGGCCTTCCTCTAAATCTATCAACAGCATTCTTCCTGGGCTTAAACGATCTTTATATAGTACATTTTCAGGCTCTACATCGATAACGCCGACCTCAGAGGAAAAAATGATATAATCATCTTTTGTCACATAATACCGTGCCGGCCTAAGACCATTACGATCCAGGATGGCCCCGATTTGCTTGCCGTTCGTAAAGGAAATGGCGGTCGGTCCATCCCAAGGCTCCATTAGCATGCTATGATATTCGTAAAATGCCTTCTTTTCTTTCGTCATATGCGGATTCTCCGTCCACGGCTCAGGAATGAGCATCATGGCCGCATGAGCCGGTTTACGTCCGGCCAGCACGAAGAATTCAAGTGCATTATCAAGTATCGAGGAATCACTTCCGTCTATATCCAAAATTGGCAGCACCTTTTTCAGGTCCTCTCCGAATGCTTCCGACACAAACTGCTGTTCACGCGCCTTCATCCAATTCACATTACCTCTAAGCGTATTGATTTCGCCATTATGAATCAGATAACGGTTCGGATGCGCCCTCTCCCAACTCGGAAAGGTATTCGTACTGAAGCGGGAATGTACTAAAGCAAAAGCCGAAACAAAATCTTCCTGTTGAAGGTCAAGATAAAAGGCATCCACCTGCTCCGGAGTCAACAATCCTTTGTAAACGATCGTCGCACTTGAAAGACTGGCAAAATAAAAACGGTTTCCACGTTCACGGGCCCATTTTTCCGCTTGCTTCCTTATAATGAACAATTTACGCTCAAACGCTAAATCATCGGATATCGTTTCACTGGCCCCGATGAAAACTTGGCGGATCGTCGGACATGTCTCCTTGCCGACCTCCCCGATTTTCCCTGCATCCACAGGAACCGTTCTCCAGCCTAATAGCGTTTGGCCCTCTTGCTCGATAAATGCATTCAAGCGAGCTTCGATTTCATTCCGTTCATCATCATCGTTTGAGAAAAAGAGCATACCTACACCATAGCGCCCTTTTGCTGGCAAATTCATTTCCGGGCATGCCAGCCTAAAATAGTTATCAGGGATTTGCACCATCAGTCCTGCGCCATCTCCCGTCAGGGGATCACTGCCTTGTCCGCCGCGATGATCCAATTGGCACAGCATCTTCAGTCCTTGTTTGACGATGTCATGTGTAGCAAGCCCTTTTAAATGAGCGTATAAACCGATCCCACATGCATCATGTTCAAATTCAGGATGGTAGAGCCCTTGTGCTTTTGGTATTTGATTGTATGTCATAATAATCGCCCCCATCGTATTCTTACACCGTTATGTCACTTACATTTTATTCTAGGTTTTCAAATCGATATAAACAATATATAATTCTTGTATAAACTATCTCATTTTGAGATGAATGGTCGGAGGATGAATAAATGGAACTACGTCAATTACGTTATTTTGTTGAAGTGGCCGAAAGAGAACATGTCTCTGAGGCCGCAGAGCACCTGCATATCGCCCAATCAGCCATCAGCCGGCAAATCTCCAGACTGGAGGATGAGCTGGGCGTTCATTTATTTGAAAAAATCGGCCGAAATATTCAGTTAACCCCAATTGGTAAAATATTTCTGATTCATGCAAAAACGGCAATAGCCGCGATTGAATACGCCAAAGATCAAATCGAAGAATTTTTGGACCCTGAACACGGAACCATTAAGATCGGGTTCCCATCCAGCCTCTCGACCCATTTGCTGCCTACCGTCATTTCGGCCTTTAAGGATGAGCAGCCCAATATCGCGTTCCATTTAAGGCAGGGCTCTTATTCCTCATTAAAGGAAGCAGTCAAAAACCGTGAAATCGGCTTAGCCTTTCTTGGCCCAATCCCGACGAACGATCCCGATATCGAAGGTCATATCTTATTCACCGAAAATATTTCCGCATTACTGCCAATCACACACCCACTCGCTGAACGGAAAACCCTGCGTCTGAGTGATTTAAGAAATGATCCATTCGTCTTATACCCAAAAGGATACATCCTTCATAGCATCGCGATCGAAGCATGCAAGGCCGCTGGTTTCACACCGAACATTGCCTCGGAAGGTGAAGACATGGATTCGATTAAAGGACTTGTTTCAGCCGGGATTGGGGTCAGCTTGCTGCCTGACAGCACCTTTTATGAAGTCATCCCACGACTGACCGTCAAGATTCCCATCGATACACCCGAGGTCAAACGGACTGTCGGCATCATCACGCCCAAAAACCGGGAATTGGCCCCTTCCGAAAAGGTTTTTTACCAATTTGCCAAGAAATTCTTCTCTGTTCTCGAGCAATATCAATGATCACGTCCATTAGCAATATTGCCCCCCTAAGCCGGGATGGCGCTAAATCGGGATGAGCTACGTTTATACGGGATAACTCGCCAATTTTTCCCCACGTAATTGGCGCCGTTTTTCTCGATTTCCTTGCGTTACTCGCCAATTCAGCACTTTTACTCGCCAATTCGGCACTTTTACTCGCCAATTCAGCACTTTTACTCGCCAATTTCGTGCTTTTACTCGCGAGTTTCAAGCTTTGCATCATATTTGAGGCGCATTCTCCTGCAGTGGAATGGAGCGTCCATCAGAAAAACCATAGGTCGCTGCCTTCTAATCCTATTGATAATGTTATAATATATAAGAATTGGATTTAATTAGGATGATAGTCTTCGGAGGTGAACAACATTAAGAAAATCCTTTTATCGCTCGCCTTATGCCTAGTCTCCTTAACTCTCGTTGCATGCAAGGAGGACCAGCCAAAAGCGGACAATGCTCTTTCCGTCCCTAAGCTGACAGCAAGGGAGCAGGCCATACTCGCCAATACGAGTGAAAACGCCATGCTTATCGATTTCAATGTGGATGATACATACAAGGAATTGTCTGTCTGGGTCGAAAAATATGAAGCTGGTAACCTTGTCGAAGCTGAAAAAGGCCGTATGAAGGCAGAGATCAAAAAGAATGGGACAATCATTTTTACGACATCAAAAACGGATGACGATCAGAAGCTTTCTATGTTCAATGTCACCATTCAAAATGACGGCGGCACGACTACAGCCACTTACCCTGAAAAAATGGACAAGAAGGATCCCAGCGTATCGGGCAGTCCAGATAAAATCGATTTAAAAAAGACTAACAAGCCCGTATTGTGGAGCATTTGTTATTCGAGCAGTCAAGAAGGCATACGTTCTCTTTCCGCTGATTTTTATCATGATATGGATAGTCATATCGACGAATTAAAGTCATATGATGTCGTCTACCTGCTGAGAAGTGAGTTTACAAAATAAGCTATCAATGATAGTCCAGACCATAAACTGAAAACTACAGCATATTGGAGGATATCCTAAAAAGCAGCCATCGCACGAATGGCTGCTTTTCCTCAATAATGGCACCAACTGGAAGGGTTTAAAAATCCTTCACTTCTAAATTGATACCCTCCACTTGATCTTCATAGATAAAGAATGAAAGTAAAATATCCTGATCACGATCAACGTATTCAATTAATTTGTCCGTTTGATCACTCGAACGTTCTCTATAATTTTTTCCATAAATACGGATTAAATCTGTTACAGATGTACCTATTGATACATTTCGAGAAGTTTTGGAGCTAGAATCAAAAGCTTCGATTCTATGTATCGTTCTATTTTTTGTCTTATCAACA
This genomic stretch from Peribacillus muralis harbors:
- the gltD gene encoding glutamate synthase small subunit; the encoded protein is MGKATGFMDYPREKPKDRNPLTRLSDWREYSTPFSDEKLSIQGARCMDCATPFCHMGMELNRVTTGCPINNLIPEWNDLVYRGRWKEALDRLTKTNNFPEFTGRVCPAPCEGSCTVAISDPAVSIKNIERTIIDKGFENGWITPRIPESRTGKKIAIIGSGPAGLASADQLNQAGHSVTVYERADRAGGLLTYGIPNMKLEKDVVARRIKLLTQEGIDFVTNTEIGKDISAEELQEQYDAVILCTGAQKQRDLEIEGRGAAGIHLAMDYLTTSTKSLLDSNLEDGQFLDTKGKDVIVIGGGDTGADCVATALRQECRSVVQFGKHPILPANRTTDNMWPAYPNVFSLEYAYEEAEAKFGADPRQYSIQTTKIVADENGNVKELHTISMEKIKDENGIYIFKEIPGTEKVWPAQFVFIAIGFEGTEQPLLNQFGVETVNQKIDAVYGDYKTNVEGVFAAGDARRGQSLIVWAINEGREAAREVDRYLMGASVLP
- the gltB gene encoding glutamate synthase large subunit — its product is MTYNQIPKAQGLYHPEFEHDACGIGLYAHLKGLATHDIVKQGLKMLCQLDHRGGQGSDPLTGDGAGLMVQIPDNYFRLACPEMNLPAKGRYGVGMLFFSNDDDERNEIEARLNAFIEQEGQTLLGWRTVPVDAGKIGEVGKETCPTIRQVFIGASETISDDLAFERKLFIIRKQAEKWARERGNRFYFASLSSATIVYKGLLTPEQVDAFYLDLQQEDFVSAFALVHSRFSTNTFPSWERAHPNRYLIHNGEINTLRGNVNWMKAREQQFVSEAFGEDLKKVLPILDIDGSDSSILDNALEFFVLAGRKPAHAAMMLIPEPWTENPHMTKEKKAFYEYHSMLMEPWDGPTAISFTNGKQIGAILDRNGLRPARYYVTKDDYIIFSSEVGVIDVEPENVLYKDRLSPGRMLLIDLEEGRIVSDEEIKTEMAQENPYQQWLDEQLVQLSDEEPPQGEPIVDLLFRQKAFGYTYEDVQKYLLPVINEGKDPLGSMGNDIPLAVLSDRPQSLFNYFKQSFAQVTNPPIDSLREQIVTSTMTFLGAEGDLLKPDKTNSRRIQLDTPVLTPGQVQQIKENTFPEFRSRVIQTLFSEDLESELDRICREAEQAISEGISVLILSDHGLTEKNAAIPSLLAASALHQELIRHGNRTKVSIIVESGEAREVHHFASLIGYGVDAIHPYLAYETYKQAVLEGSLAVSYEETVRKYVRSVTEGIVKVMSKMGISTIQSYRGAQIFEAVGIGADVIERYFSGTASQLSGIDLETIANEALIRHRKAAAGSYDQSLESGSDFQWRKTGEHHAFNPKTIHTLQWACRKGDYQLFKQYSNLANEERLGFLRNLFSFDQTRQSISIDEVESVESIVTRFKTGAMSFGSLSQEAHETLAIAMNRLGGKSNSGEGGEHPSRYHLDQNGDNRRSGIKQIASGRFGVKSHYLINADELQIKMAQGAKPGEGGQLPGNKVYPWVAEVRGSTPGVGLISPPPHHDIYSIEDLAQLIHDLKNANRDARISVKLVSKAGVGTIAAGVAKGAADVIVISGYDGGTGASPKTSIKHTGLPWELGLAEAHQTLMLNGLRSRVVLETDGKLMTGRDVVMAAILGAEEFGFATAPLVVLGCVMMRACHLDTCPVGVATQNPELRSKFTGDPDHVVNFMRFIAEEVRETMAELGFRTLEEMVGRTDVLQVSERAQNHWKAKHLDLTTLLYQPEGIRTYQLPQNHKIEEALDIRKILPMIQPALNDQAPVDVCFPITNVNRVVGTIVGSEVSKRYGEIGLPEDTITLRFTGSAGQSFGAFIPNGMSLYLTGDANDYVGKGLSGGKIVVSAPAGNRIDAGDNVIAGNIALYGATSGEAYINGRAGERFAVRNSGVNVVVEGIGDHGCEYMTGGRVVILGNVGKNFAAGMSGGIAYVLADDAEEFKALCNPEMIEFETLDEDASEVKKMIHSHLHYTKSAKASYVLENWDDFSKKFVKVIPKDYKRMMRSIEEQKQAGLTDEEAAMSAFQANAVQDKKNTKQAVML
- a CDS encoding LysR family transcriptional regulator → MELRQLRYFVEVAEREHVSEAAEHLHIAQSAISRQISRLEDELGVHLFEKIGRNIQLTPIGKIFLIHAKTAIAAIEYAKDQIEEFLDPEHGTIKIGFPSSLSTHLLPTVISAFKDEQPNIAFHLRQGSYSSLKEAVKNREIGLAFLGPIPTNDPDIEGHILFTENISALLPITHPLAERKTLRLSDLRNDPFVLYPKGYILHSIAIEACKAAGFTPNIASEGEDMDSIKGLVSAGIGVSLLPDSTFYEVIPRLTVKIPIDTPEVKRTVGIITPKNRELAPSEKVFYQFAKKFFSVLEQYQ